The Buchnera aphidicola (Muscaphis stroyani) DNA window TGCTGTTAAAAGAACCGTTTTTTTTGTAAAAAAAATTCCTTTTATGTTTTAATGATAAATCTTTTTATTCAGAGAAGAGATTAATGAACGTTAAACAATTTTTAAATGAAAAATTATGGAAAAATAATTCTTCTTTAGTTCAATTATTAGGTTTATGTCCTGTTTTATCAATCACTACAAGCGCTATCGATTCTATAGCACTTGGAATAGCGACAACTTTAGTACTTATGATAACTAATACCACTGTTTCTATTTTCAAATTTTTTATACCAAAAGATATTAGAATTCCTATTTACATGATGATTATATCTTCAGTTGTAACATGCATTGAAATGTTGTTACATGCTTATGCATTTGAACTGTACAAATCTTTAGGAATTTTTATTCCTTTGATTGTTACCAATTGTGTTATTGTTGGACGTGCTGACATGTTTGCTTATCAAAGTTCTGTATTAATTTCTTTTTTAGACGGTTTATTTATAGGATTAGGATCTACTTTTTTTATGTTTTTAATAGGATCTATACGAGAAATTTTAGGTCAAGGAACCTGGTTTTTTGGAATTTATAAAATATTTTCCGCATTAAATGATACAAATTATTTTACTTTAATTGAAAAGAATTCAACTATTATTTTAGCGATTTTACCACCAGGTGGTTTTATTATATTAGGATTTGTAATCGCTTTAAAAAATTTTATAGATTATAAAATACTAAAAAACAACACTTCTAGTGACATTAAATGTCCTTGCAAAAATAAAATTAATTGATAAAAATATGAATAAAGATAAACGATACAAAATTTTACTATTATTTTTTAGAAAAAACCCTAATCCTACTACAGAATTAATATTTAATTCTAATTTTGAGTGCTTAATATCTGTCATACTTTCATCAAAATCCACCGATATTGCAGTTAACAACACCACTAAATTGCTTTTTAAAATCGCTAATACTCCTAAAAAAATTTTAAATTTAGGAATTTATAATTTAAAACTTTATATCAGGAACATTGGATTGCATAATATTAAAGCATTAAACATAATCAACACTTCTTTTTTGTTAATCACTAAACATAATGGAAATGTTCCAAATAATCGTTTTGAATTGGAATCGTTACCAGGTGTTGGAAGAAAAACAGCAGGTGTAATTTTAAATTTGCTATTCAATGAAAAAACAATCCCTGTAGATACGCATGTTTTTAGAGTTTCTAATCGAACTAATTTTGCTTCAGGAAGAAACATACAAGAGGTAGAAAAAAAATTAAATAAAGTTGCACCAAAAGCTTTTAAAATACATGTTCACCATTGGTTTGTTTTACATGGTCGATATATTTGCACTGCACGTAATATAAAATGCAGTACATGTTTTATAAATAAATATTGTGAATTTAGAGAAAAAATTTTTAAATCAATGTAAAAATCTATTTTTAAAAAATTAACTTATATTTTTATAGGATGTTTAAGTGATTATTGCAAACGTTGTTATGCCTTTTTTAATCAGACAATCTTTTAAATATTTTGTTCCAGATTCTATAATTCCAGTTATTGGAGCTCGTGTAGTAGTACCATTTCATTCAAAAGACAAAATAGGTGTTATCGTTTCATTCAATTGTCAACATAAAACAAGTAAATTAAATTTTAAGTTTATTAAGTTATTGATTGATAATAAACCATTATATACAAAAATTTTATTTGATCTTTTAACATGGTTAAGCAATTATTATTTTTGCCCTAAAGGAATCATATTTTTTTATGTTTTACCTAAAAGATTAAAGACTGATTACATTATTAAAAAAAAATATTGTTTAAAATGGTCTATTACAAAGAAAGGACAAGAAATAGATATTCAAAATTTTAATTTGTCTCAGAAACAACGATATAATTTATTTTTTCTAAAAAAAAGTGATGTATTTTACAATGAATTAAAAAAATATAATTTATCTAAATTTGTTTTAAAAAAATTAGAGTTAAAACATTTGTGCGAGTCTAATTTATTTTATACAGATTATTTAAAAGTTCAATCTGTTCCAAAAATTAAAAAAAAGATTTTTTTAAACAAAAAAGCTATTTTTTGTGTAGATAAGATTTTATCAGTCAAAAAATTTTCATCTTGGTTAATAACAAAAACAAGTTTATTTTCGAAAGTAAAATTTTATATTAGTTTAATTCAAAAAATATTAGATAAAAAGATGCAAATTTTAATTTTAGTTCCTTATGAAAAAAATATAAAAAAAATTATCTCTTTTTTAAAAATGTACTTTGACATTTCTATTGGAACTATCCACTGTCAATTAACTGATTCTGAGCATTTAAAAAATTGGATAAAAATCAAAGATGGAGAATATTCTATAGTCATAGGCACAAAAAAAAATATTTTTTCACCATTTTTAAAATTAGGACTCATCATTGTCTATGAAGAACATAATTTATATTATAAAAATTTACATCAATTTAGGTACAATGCTAGAGATGTAGCAGTTTTAAGGGCTTATAAAGAAAATATACCAATTATTCTTGATTCTGATACTCCATCTTTAAAAACTTTACATAATGTTTTTTTTAAAAAATGCATTTTTCTTAAAATTAGCAATCATACGCCAATAGTTAATTATAATTGTGATAATGTAATTAATTTAAAATCTGAAAAAATTAAAAGCGGTTTATCTTTAACTTTAATTAATAAAATTTATGAAAATTTAAAAAAAAATCATCCAGTTTTATTAATTTTTAATAAAATAAATCTTGTTTTTTTTGGCATTATTTGTAAAAATTGCGGATGGGTAGCTAAATGTAGTGTTTGTTGTGATTATCTAGAAACAAAACCAGATAATAACAATCTATTTTGTCAATATTGTTTAATTAAGATTAAAAAACCAAAATTTTGTTGTAGTTGTGGATTTTATTCTCTTCATGCGTTTAATTTTAGTATTGATCAAATTAAAAATAGAATAAAAAGTATTTTTCCACATGTTTCGTTGTTTTTTTTATTAAATAAAAAAATGAGTAAAAAGACTCAATCGAAATATTTAAAAATTTATGATTCTAAATCATATGTAATTTGTGTTATGGAAGATTTAGTTAAATATTATTATTTTCCTTACGTAAAACTGATTGGTTTGATTGGTATTGATCATTTTTTTTTTCTTTTAATTTCCATTCAATAGAATATTTTACACAATTTTATTTAAATTTAAATACATTAACCAAACATAATTCTTCATCTTGCCCAGTTTTAGTACAAACATCACATTTTGATAATTTACATTTAAAAAATTTTTTTCATAGCGGATATTTTGAAACTGCTAAAAATATTATAAAAATTCGTAAAAAATTTTTTTTGCCTCCTTGGAGTTTTCATCTTATTATTTATTCTTCAAGTTTTTATTTAAATAACAATGATTATTTTTTAGAATTTATAAAAGATTTATTCAAAAAAAAATTGAGAAAAAATAATGTTACTTTATGGTTTTTAGGTCCAAATCCTTCTTTTACTTTAAAAAATTTATATAAATATCATTCTCAATTACTCATTCAATCCTCTTCTAAAGAATATCTTATAAATTTTTTAAATGGTGTTATAGATGAAATTCAATCTTTTTCTATTTTAAAAAAAGTGAAATGGTTTATTGACGTTGATCCTATTTAATTCATAATTTTGGATTATATTTTTTAAATTTTTTCATATAATTATATATTTTACTGATTAAAACTTTAAAAAAATAATTCTATATAATATATTTTAAATAAACTATTTCAGTTAGTAATGTTAAAAGTTTTAAAAATATACTTATATTTTTTTAATTATTTTATAAGTTTAATACAACTAATTTTAAAACATATTAAAATGGTATATCTAATGATTAAATCAAATTTAATTAATGAACTACAAAATAGAGGATTAATATCTTATATAACACATAAAGATGAAATAAAAAAAATTATTCAAAATAATTCTATATCCCTCTATTGTGGTTTCGATCCTACTGCTGATAGTTTACATATAGGTCATCTTTTGCCTTTAATTACTTTGAAAAGATTTCAATTATCTGGACATAAACCCATAGTGTTAATAGGCGGGGCTACAGGTTTAATTGGTGATCCTAGCTTTAAAAAAAAAGAAAGATTACTGAATTCTAACAATGATATTGATGTTTGGACTCAGAAAATTATTATTCAAATTTCTTATTTTTTAGATTTTCATTCTCAAAAAAATAATGCACTTGTTCTAAATAATAAAGATTGGTTTAATAAGATTAATATCTTATCTTTTTTGAGAAATATTGGAAAACATTTTTCGATTAATACTATGATTAGTCGTGAATCAGTAAAGCAAAGAATAAAGAGACGTGATCAAGGAATTTCTTTTACTGAATTTTCTTATAATTTGTTACAGGCATATGATTTTTTTATTTTAAACAAAAAGTACAAAGTTTCTTTACAAGTTGGAGGATCTGATCAATGGGGAAATATTTCTTCAGGAATGCACTTAATACATCGAGTTTCTAAAAAACAAGTATATGGTTTAACTGTACCTCTTTTAACGAATTCCAATGGTGTTAAATTTGGAAAAACAGAATCAGGTACTATTTGGTTAGATGCAAAAAAAACAAGTCCGTATAAATTTTATCAATTTTGGATGAATATAGAAGATTCAAATGTTTATTATTTTTTAAAATTGTTTACTTTTATAGATACTAATGAAATTGATATTAAAGAGAAAAAGAAACACATAAATGATCAAATTATAAAAGACAAATCTTTACTTGCTAAAAATGTAACTCGTTTTGTTCATGGGGAAGAAAAATTATTAGCAGCAGAAAGAATAACAGAAGCTTTATTTTTAAAAAATATTAATCACATGAAAGAATCAGATTTTCAACAATTAGAACAAGATGGCATACCTTGTGTCAAATTAAATCAAACGAAAGATTTAAAAGAAGCTCTGGTGCTATCTAAATTATCAAAATCTCGAAGTCAATCTAATAATATGATAGTTTCAAATTCTATATCAATTAATGCTCATAAAAATACAGATCAAAATTATGTTTTTAGAGAAGTTGACAAATTATTTGGTCGATTCACTTTATTGTCTAAAGGAAAAAAAAATCATTGTTTAATTTGTTGGATTAAGAATGATTGAAATCATTTTCGTTAAGTGAAAAGCTTTCACCACAACCGCAAAAATGATTTAATTTTTTATTGTAAAACTTAAAAATTTTATTAATATTGCTATTTATAAAATCAATTTCAATTCCGTTTAAAAAATTTGCCTCTTGAGCGTTAACATATATTGAAATATTTTTATATGTAATGACTATTTCTTTTTCATGTTTTTTTTTAGCTAATGTCATAGTATATTTGAATCCGGCACATCCTGATTTTTTTATACTTAATCGTATGCTTTTTTTATCATCGCTTAAATTTGTTAAAAAAGTTATTTGTTTTATTGCAGATTCAGTGATTTTAATATTATAAGATTTATCATTTTTTTTATAATTAGAATTTATTTTTTTTTCTTTCATAAATTTTTCTCTTTTTAAAATAATTTTTTATAAAATAATGAGAATTCTTATATTTCTTATTAAATATTATCTGAAAAATTCATTATATTTTTTAAGTAATATTATTTTATTTATTATTTTTATAAATTTTAATGTTACAATTATACAATATTTTAAAAATTTTTATTATATTTTATAATAAGTTTATTTTAAATAAAAAATTATTTATAAAGATATTGAGGTGAAATAATTATATGCAAAATCCAAAAGAAAATATGGATTTATCGCAGTCTATTTTATCACTAATATTTGTCATTTCCATGAGCATTGTAAGTTTTTTAGTTATTTATCCATTTATATTAAGTTTTTCCTGGGCTAGCATGATTGTGATTGCTACATGGCCTCTTATGTTAAAATTACAAAGATTATTTGGAGGAGATCGTTTTTTTGCAGTCTTATTAATGATTTTAATTTTAATATTATTGTTTATCATTCCAATTGTATTTCTAGTGCATAGCTTGATTCAGAGCAGTATACCTTTAGTGCATTGGTTAAGTTCAAATACTTTGGAATTTCCAGAATTATCTTGGCTTCAGGATATTCCGCTTGTTGGAAAAAAAATATTTTCTAGTTATCATAAATTACTTGAAGGAGATGGTGGTGAGTTAATAAGAGAAGTAAAGCCTTACATGGGACGTACGACTGAATTTGTAGTTGTTCAGGCAAAAAAATGTGGATTATTTATTGTTCATTTAGGATTAATGTTATTTTTTAGTATAATATTATATTGGAATGGAGAAAAAATAAGTAATTCTATTCGTCATTTTGCTTTTCGGCTAAGTAATAAAAATGGAGATGCCATTGTTTTACTTGCTGCTCAAGCAGTAAGAGCTGTTGCGTTAGGAGTAGTAGTTACTGCTTTAATTCAAGCGATATTATCTGGAATAGGGTTGTTTATTTCTGGCATGCCATATTGGACATTATTAATGATTGTAATTGTTTTTTCATGTTTAATACAACTAGGACCTTTACCTATTTTAATACCATGTATTTTATGGCTTTACTGGAATAAAGACACTAATTTAGGAACAGTACTTTTAGTGTGGAGTTTGTTTTTATTTATATTAGATAACGTGCTAAGACCATTTTTAATACGGATGGGTGCAGATTTTCCTATTATCTTAATTCTATCTGGAGTTATAGGTGGTTTAATTGAATTTGGAATAATTGGATTATTTATTGGACCTGTAGTATTAGTTATTTTTTATCGATTAATAATATCATGGTTATATGGCATTTCGATATCTTCTTTTTTAGAAAAGAGTCAGTAAAAATATCTAAAAATATATTAATAAAAAATACTGTTTTAAAAATAGGTAATATAATTAATTACATTCATAATTAATATTGTTTTCAGAATAAAAAACCAAATCTAGATTATGATAGTTTAAAAATTTTATTATATTAATTTATAGAAAAAATTAAGAAACTTCTTTCTTAAAATTTATCTTCATTTTATATCCTTGTTAGAACTTCTATCACTTTATTTATAGTATACTATCAACATTTTTTTTCCTAATATTATAAAAATTTTTCTATTAGATATTTTTTAAAATTTATAGGAATGAGCTTATGAATAGTTAGTTTGTCATGATTTTTATCATATCTTTCTGTTCTTTCTAAAATAAAATTTATTTAGAGAAAAAAATGAAAAAAACAGATGAATTGCGTACAATAAGAATTGATCCATTAATAACCCCAGCTGAGTTAGCAAAAAAATATGCTATTACCTCAAAAATTATGGATAATGTTATTAAAACAAGACATAATATTGCTCGTATTATGACTGGAAAAGATTTACGATTATTAGTGGTAATAGGTCCATGTTCAGTTCATGATCCTGTTGCGGCAGTAGAATATGCCCATCGATTATATGAATTGCGTATAAAATATCAAGAACGTCTTGAAATTATAATGCGAACATATTTTGAAAAACCAAGAACAGTAGTAGGCTGGAAAGGACTAATTTCAGATCCAGATTTAAATGGAAGTTTTCGAGTAAATCATGGATTAGAAGTAGCAAGAAAGTTATTATTAGACATTAATGCATTAGGTATGCCTGCAGCAACAGAATTTTTAGATATAGTCATAGGTCAATTCATTGCGGACTTAATTAGTTGGGGAGCAATTGGAGCAAGAACCACAGAAAGTCAAATTCATAGAGAAATGGCTTCAGCTTTATCTTGTCCTGTAGGATTTAAAAATGGTACTGAT harbors:
- a CDS encoding electron transport complex subunit E — protein: MNVKQFLNEKLWKNNSSLVQLLGLCPVLSITTSAIDSIALGIATTLVLMITNTTVSIFKFFIPKDIRIPIYMMIISSVVTCIEMLLHAYAFELYKSLGIFIPLIVTNCVIVGRADMFAYQSSVLISFLDGLFIGLGSTFFMFLIGSIREILGQGTWFFGIYKIFSALNDTNYFTLIEKNSTIILAILPPGGFIILGFVIALKNFIDYKILKNNTSSDIKCPCKNKIN
- the nth gene encoding endonuclease III → MNKDKRYKILLLFFRKNPNPTTELIFNSNFECLISVILSSKSTDIAVNNTTKLLFKIANTPKKILNLGIYNLKLYIRNIGLHNIKALNIINTSFLLITKHNGNVPNNRFELESLPGVGRKTAGVILNLLFNEKTIPVDTHVFRVSNRTNFASGRNIQEVEKKLNKVAPKAFKIHVHHWFVLHGRYICTARNIKCSTCFINKYCEFREKIFKSM
- a CDS encoding DEAD/DEAH box helicase, encoding MIIANVVMPFLIRQSFKYFVPDSIIPVIGARVVVPFHSKDKIGVIVSFNCQHKTSKLNFKFIKLLIDNKPLYTKILFDLLTWLSNYYFCPKGIIFFYVLPKRLKTDYIIKKKYCLKWSITKKGQEIDIQNFNLSQKQRYNLFFLKKSDVFYNELKKYNLSKFVLKKLELKHLCESNLFYTDYLKVQSVPKIKKKIFLNKKAIFCVDKILSVKKFSSWLITKTSLFSKVKFYISLIQKILDKKMQILILVPYEKNIKKIISFLKMYFDISIGTIHCQLTDSEHLKNWIKIKDGEYSIVIGTKKNIFSPFLKLGLIIVYEEHNLYYKNLHQFRYNARDVAVLRAYKENIPIILDSDTPSLKTLHNVFFKKCIFLKISNHTPIVNYNCDNVINLKSEKIKSGLSLTLINKIYENLKKNHPVLLIFNKINLVFFGIICKNCGWVAKCSVCCDYLETKPDNNNLFCQYCLIKIKKPKFCCSCGFYSLHAFNFSIDQIKNRIKSIFPHVSLFFLLNKKMSKKTQSKYLKIYDSKSYVICVMEDLVKYYYFPYVKLIGLIGIDHFFFLLISIQ
- the tyrS gene encoding tyrosine--tRNA ligase, whose protein sequence is MIKSNLINELQNRGLISYITHKDEIKKIIQNNSISLYCGFDPTADSLHIGHLLPLITLKRFQLSGHKPIVLIGGATGLIGDPSFKKKERLLNSNNDIDVWTQKIIIQISYFLDFHSQKNNALVLNNKDWFNKINILSFLRNIGKHFSINTMISRESVKQRIKRRDQGISFTEFSYNLLQAYDFFILNKKYKVSLQVGGSDQWGNISSGMHLIHRVSKKQVYGLTVPLLTNSNGVKFGKTESGTIWLDAKKTSPYKFYQFWMNIEDSNVYYFLKLFTFIDTNEIDIKEKKKHINDQIIKDKSLLAKNVTRFVHGEEKLLAAERITEALFLKNINHMKESDFQQLEQDGIPCVKLNQTKDLKEALVLSKLSKSRSQSNNMIVSNSISINAHKNTDQNYVFREVDKLFGRFTLLSKGKKNHCLICWIKND
- a CDS encoding HesB/IscA family protein → MKEKKINSNYKKNDKSYNIKITESAIKQITFLTNLSDDKKSIRLSIKKSGCAGFKYTMTLAKKKHEKEIVITYKNISIYVNAQEANFLNGIEIDFINSNINKIFKFYNKKLNHFCGCGESFSLNENDFNHS
- the ydiK gene encoding AI-2E family transporter YdiK, which produces MQNPKENMDLSQSILSLIFVISMSIVSFLVIYPFILSFSWASMIVIATWPLMLKLQRLFGGDRFFAVLLMILILILLFIIPIVFLVHSLIQSSIPLVHWLSSNTLEFPELSWLQDIPLVGKKIFSSYHKLLEGDGGELIREVKPYMGRTTEFVVVQAKKCGLFIVHLGLMLFFSIILYWNGEKISNSIRHFAFRLSNKNGDAIVLLAAQAVRAVALGVVVTALIQAILSGIGLFISGMPYWTLLMIVIVFSCLIQLGPLPILIPCILWLYWNKDTNLGTVLLVWSLFLFILDNVLRPFLIRMGADFPIILILSGVIGGLIEFGIIGLFIGPVVLVIFYRLIISWLYGISISSFLEKSQ
- a CDS encoding 3-deoxy-7-phosphoheptulonate synthase, which produces MKKTDELRTIRIDPLITPAELAKKYAITSKIMDNVIKTRHNIARIMTGKDLRLLVVIGPCSVHDPVAAVEYAHRLYELRIKYQERLEIIMRTYFEKPRTVVGWKGLISDPDLNGSFRVNHGLEVARKLLLDINALGMPAATEFLDIVIGQFIADLISWGAIGARTTESQIHREMASALSCPVGFKNGTDGNIKIAIDAIRAAQARHLFFAPDKNGQMTINHTSGNPYGHIIMRGGNSPNYHSCNINSAIKNLREFNLLENLMVDFSHGNCLKQHLRQKNVSESVSKQIYHGSKSIFGVMIESFLEEGFQQVVDNHPLIYGKSITDACLNWKDSIQIIKQLADAVDVRF